Genomic window (Culex pipiens pallens isolate TS chromosome 3, TS_CPP_V2, whole genome shotgun sequence):
ttttaggaattttaggaatttttttttgaaatatattaacttatctttttgaaattttaggaatttaagaaactTTGAGAATGCTAGAAACTCCAAGAGTTTAAGTAATATTAtggattttaggaattttaagaatttttgggtattttaggtattttacaattttaggaatttgaggaacttgaggaattttaggaactttaagaattttttgaatttcaatgcttttaaaatttgaaggaattttttttttaaacttaagaaatttgagaaattgcaggaattttattatttttatgaattttataaatgttataaatttaatgaattttatatattttgtgaattttataattttatggatttttttttaatttttaaagttgagtttttaaatgttaaatttcgcAAGCAACTTCAACAAGCGTTTCATAAATGTATCAAAGATGATTATGGGACTACGTACAAGaagtaaaacaataaaaagtcAATTATCTGAAATTCGCACTTACTTGTTTCTCTCAAGGCGCACTAAACATTCAATTTAAACTCACAAACAATAACGTTTCCCCAGAAATTCTGGGTGTTAATTATTATTCTGGAATTATTTACTACCCAAGCATGGGAGAGCTCGAAAGTGTCTTAATTGACCAAAAATCAGCACTAATTCAACGCAATTTGCAACGTGTGCGTTTTgtctacttttcagcatcccCTTTTTTCGTACCTCGTAGTTGTGCAATCTTGTCGTATGTCGCTTGGTTTTCGCAAAAcgataatttttcaaagaattgagaGCCTAGTTAAACATATTGAGTAAAATTACTTTCTATATTATATTTCTTGAATCAAAATGAGTTGTCATGAAACTTTCTGCACCAGCCAAAAGAAGCCTCTGATCGACAAACCACTACTCTCCAGcaattttttaatcgttttgggAAGGAAGGAAGGCCGGCCACTTTCAGTGAATGTCGTTCGTTGTGCGttgctctttttttaaataaaaataataattgtcaTTGTCGTTTGGCGTGCGGCGGCAGTTCGACCGACGTGTGTAAGTTAAGTTGAAGTACCAGTTTTGCCTACTCACATACTTGGCCCGCGAGTAGTCGCAAAATGTGTGGTGGGAGCTTTAATCTGCCCACAGCAGCAGCTATAAGCAGCTTGGAGGCTGAGGCTGCGAGATTTTTGCACGCGTTCAATGCTAAGATGCAAGGAATGGAATAAACAAAAATCCTTCCGCGAACGATCTCTGCCAGCTGGTGAGCTGTGCGTTGAGATGAGCTTGATCAGGAATAAAGATTTGTTTAGTTTCACCATTACTtaggaacaaacaaaaaactgtaTTGATACAGTTATTTTGTAATTGACTCACAAAGAATCAAATGCAAGAAACGCACTTCCGGCACTCAACACATGAACTGATAAGGAAAATACAAGTTGCGATTCCGTTCAGGTTGCGACACTAATTGGCAGTGCCTTTTTCATTCGAGAGCTGTCTTTCTTTTCAATCGAATACTACAACAACGTGTCCCGTTTGCTGGCTTGTTTGTGTCGGATGCACCAAGTTTGAGATTTGAAGCCAGTTGCGTCGACTTCTCTTTtggtaatgtttatttttttaagggtgaatattatttttggcaaataAGACAAAAATGGGGATttattttgatgcaaaaaaGGCAAAGTTTTCCTAATTTTTATGCCATTTTTTCACTATTGCCCGATACTTTGATTTTTCCTTAGTGTCGTGATggaaacaagggcgtctataaaAGGCGCTTAAAATGAACattcagcaacaacaaaaaatctaaacgCCCTATTCCCAGCTTCACGCGGAGCATAACTGACTCATCGATGCACATCGATTATTTATGCACGTGCAAAACTCCGCTGCAGCTCGCGTTGCAAACGTGGCGCCGAGGTCTGGCGTTGGCGGCTTGTTTCATGCAGTTTGTGGAATGTGATTGGAACCAGTGTTTCTTTGCGCCCCTTTGCCTGTAATTATGTCTGCGCGCACTTTGGCAAATTCGACCAGTTGCATAACTCCAGTTGTTACTACACGGCACTTACAATGTACCTTTTGCTTGTCTCTCTCTGTGTTTTACAGGCTTAAAATACATCGACACACGAACGTTTACGCGGCCAAAGAAAAAACTGGACTCGACGTTCAACGCGTCGAGCAACGTGTCCGCCGAGCTGGTTCCCGGAACGCACCACGAGCACACCATCAAAATGTCCTCGCCGCTGTTGAACCTGCAGATTGGCGGTCCCGTCACGCTGTCCCCGACGCCGACGTCGGCCAACTCCAGCGCGAGTCACCTGATGCAGAAGAGCTGGCTGAACGACGTGTCGCCGCCCGGTTCGATCATGTCGTCGATGGAGTTCTCCGTCAACGAGAAGCTGGGCAGCAGTTTGATTACGAGCGGGGACTTTACCAACGTGAGCTATCTGCTCAATGGGGCAAATGGCGTCTCCGGGGGGGACGAATCGGCGCTGAACAGTCACAGCAGTTACGACGGGTACCGGCTGGCGGACGTGATAAAGGACCGCAAGTTTCTGGAGAATCTGTCGTCCTGCTTTGACGAGAACACGATGACGAAGGACTGTGCCATCTCGAGGACGGACTTGAACGGCATCGAGGAGGGGTCCGGGTTTAGTACGATGCAGAGTTCACTGGAGAGTGTGACCGCCAAGGGTGGGATTACGTCGAGTGGGGATGCGACGATGGTGCTTGAGAGTGGGAAGGCTGATGCGACGTTCGAGTTGGAACCGGTGGCGGTGGCGCCGGCGGTGGTTGTCCGGGAGCGGTTGAACGGGACGTTCGAGAGGAGGCGTAACTTTGACACTTACCGTAAGCCAAAATCTAGTCTGAACAGTACATTTGACGCGCTGCCGAAGGTGGACGCCGACGAGCCGATTCCGGTGGTCAACAAGACGTTCGATGCCGGTACGGATGGGGACAACCTGTTGGATGCTACGTTTGGAGTAGCGGTGGCGACGGACAACTGCAACGGAACGTTCTCGTTGAACAGGACGGCTAGGGTGAACGGAGGTGCGGAGAAGCAGCTGAACCAGACGTACGAGTACTGTGAAAAAGCTTCACCGGCGGTTGCCGACCGAACGTTCGAGGCGCGCCGAAACGGGACGTTTGTGGAGGACGTGGGAAGTCCGGCCAACCGAACTCCAAACGGAACGTTTGAGTTACCGGCGGAGGACCGGCTGGGTGAAGCCTTAGAGCTGGTCCAGTCGACTCCGTTCGTGCAAGTGCCTAGGGCGAAGCGAGTCAGCGGAATCAGCGAGTACGAAGTAAACTGTTCACCGATAGCAGTCGCGCCCCGCCTCTCCCAAGCGGTACGACGAAGTCGCAACCTGGAACAGGACATGGCCGCCAGCGTGAGCCACCTGGAGACGGACGACTTTGACGTCGAGTTCCGCAAACTTCCAATCACCCCCAACGCAAAGACTGAAAGCGGCGGCTCGCACCTGCTGGACAACAACGAGAAGCGCATCTCGCTGCAGCACTTTGAAGAGTTCGAAAAGTCCATCATGGAGAGCGAACACAACGGGCTGGACTTTGACGAGATGCTCAACTCGCTGACGTCGGACGTGCGGCGAGCGACGGACAGCAGCGTCAAGCTGCGCCAATCGCTGGACAATATCAAGAAGCGCCACTCGCGCATCAACACCGaaaagcagcagcaggaggaacACCGCAAGCGGGGGACGACCGAGCTGAACGACTCGACGACACCAACGACGGCGTCACCCCTGGACAATAAGCTGGCGGACTCGATGATTCGCAGCATGTCGTCTTCGGGCGGCAGTGAAAGACTGTTAAACCGTAGAAGTAGGTACAACGACGATGTCCACCTGACATTGTCGCCGCAGCAGCAACTGCAAAAGAGCGTAaccgagcagcagcaggaagTGGAAACGAACGAATCGAATCGAACGGCGACGGAAAGCAACGCGAATCCAGCTCCTACTGCACCAGAGGTAGGAGGTAGCGATAAGAAGAATCGGGACCGATTCAAGACGATTCGAATCAGCAAACGGCGCGAAGAGGGCATGGTCGTCGTTGAACCAGGCGATGACGATGGCTTTGCGGCCGCCGAATCGGCTGCCCTTCCGGTGGAGGAAGAGCTGCCCGGTTCGCCGCAGGTCGTACCGATCGCCAGTGCCTTTGGCCGTGTGGACTACAATTCGCCGAAAGAGAGTCGACTGGCGGCGGAGCAGAACAAGACTGAGGAAGCGGCGGTCTTCAAGCGACCGCAGCTCGTGGGAGGCATTCCCAAGGCGGAGAGCAAGATCCGATCGCTGTCCAAGCCACGGAGCTATTACGGCGCAACGCCTTCGGCCGGTGGCTTCGGCTTGAGGCCCAAAGACCTGTCGCTTCCCCTCTCCGCCAAGTCGAGCTCAACGGACAATCTGGAGAACGACCGGCCCAACTACCagcagccgccgccgccgggCCGACTGTCCCTGGGCGGGAAGCTCGGTGGCAGTGGCGGCGTGGGTCTCAACAGCCGTGGACCGGCAGTACAATCGAACCTCAAGTCGCCGATGGGAACCAAGTCAAAGTCTCACCACAATCTGTACTTTAACCAATCAGGCAGCAGCCTGGGAGGTTCCAACAGCAGCCTCCACAGGATTCCCGCCGGTTCGCTCGGTCTGTCCGCACAAAAACTGTCGCACAACAATAGCAACACGGAGGTACGTACCGTCCCAAAACGGGACAGCATGACCAGCATGAATTAACCCACTTGTGTTTGCGCGCGCATCTCTTCATGTATGTGTTTAGTTAGTCTCAGAATCATACAACAGCGTTCATCAAACCATCCGATCATCCCATCCCATCCATCCTCTATGACTAACAAACCCCCCTTCCTCAACTCAACAAACCCTTCTGCAACAACACCGCGCCGAgatcgagtgtgtgtgtgtgtgctaatATTCCCGTTTTTGTAGCTGAAAAATAACACTTCCAAGCTGCAGCTGCAGCTGCTGCGAGGGCCTCGGGCCAGCTCGCTGGTGCGTCCCGTTGCCGCGTCCATGCAAAGCCCCGTCCCGGAGCTGACCTCGCCCCCCAATGGGTGCTACGAGCCGCCGAGCGCGTCCCTGCTCAACAACAGTATTACCAACGCGAACTCGAGTGTATGTTTCTGGTTTAATTTTAGCTTAGTTTTGTTTTAAGGATTATTTTGGcattaattagaaaaaaaaactcgtttcgTTAACTGCTAGCTTTATTTGTCTAGTTTAAGTTGtctttgtttcaaaattaattcaacTTCCTAGCTTTGATTCCAGTAACCGGATAATAACCTCTCTTTGTAAATTTCCCCACCCACACAGCTATCGGGTGTGCAGATGCGGGCACCGAAGGCCGGCGGTGTCGCTGCTGCCGCGGCCTCCCGACTGGGAGGGCTAGTACGGCCCTCGTCCGGCTACTTTAGCTACAGCAGTTCGCACAAGAAGGTCGTCGACTCGGACACCGAATCAATCAATGTGAGTACTGGGAGGTTGTAATCGTCAGCTATCATCAACTCGACATTTTCGGAgctgatgtcagtaaacgcttcagtttcgtcaaggtatggaGCATGCTCTAATCGAtggaattgaattttattggattttttttgcagataaataaaattgtaaatttcgagTATAAATGCTATAACATTATCTTaaacaaccatgcgcacccacgtgTATCTGTGAGGGTAGAAAAAAATATGGGGGTGTGCAAGGTTTTCTAACgtgattccatagcatttactgaaaatatgcccattttaagcctaataagcggtcgtgtttgaatgatgctggataatctggagtgttccttgacatttagggtagggtagtcatcaatgagacacttttggtttttaattttcaacgatttttctaattttttcaacaGCATGTTTTAATGCGCTTTtggttgcattttctttcttttagtgtgttctaacattgaccaaaatatgagatcgatccgacatctacagccagagttattcaactgtctcattgtagacgcacttggcaggaacaatgagacagctggggaacaatgagacactttacgaaaatcaatacttttctaataaaacatcatgtttttgtattgttccattacaggtgacttgccttgaacattctagagcaattttgccgatatgaaactttaattaacaaaagttatactaaaaagtatttaaattttgtaaaatccatatatttactccaaataactttgtatgtttggttaaatgaagttaaaactctataaatatgcaaaaaatcactttcaattcatgttttgaaagatttacatggatttttaaatgttttatgaagaaaaatcaaagtgtctcattgttacccatgggctgaaaagagtggggaacaatgagacagccctggattctgggtatattctaaattttggtcaaatctaatgaaaggacattgtagcccaactcaatccctatggaacgtcgatagaaatttgaagaaatattagttttggtgtaaatggcagcctacgagcgaaaaagtattttttgtccataatttacttttacaccccagaatcaaacatttatgaataacttttcaagggagcgtccataaccaaagccactatta
Coding sequences:
- the LOC120418520 gene encoding serine-rich adhesin for platelets isoform X4, whose product is MTHLSGLKYIDTRTFTRPKKKLDSTFNASSNVSAELVPGTHHEHTIKMSSPLLNLQIGGPVTLSPTPTSANSSASHLMQKSWLNDVSPPGSIMSSMEFSVNEKLGSSLITSGDFTNVSYLLNGANGVSGGDESALNSHSSYDGYRLADVIKDRKFLENLSSCFDENTMTKDCAISRTDLNGIEEGSGFSTMQSSLESVTAKGGITSSGDATMVLESGKADATFELEPVAVAPAVVVRERLNGTFERRRNFDTYRKPKSSLNSTFDALPKVDADEPIPVVNKTFDAGTDGDNLLDATFGVAVATDNCNGTFSLNRTARVNGGAEKQLNQTYEYCEKASPAVADRTFEARRNGTFVEDVGSPANRTPNGTFELPAEDRLGEALELVQSTPFVQVPRAKRVSGISEYEVNCSPIAVAPRLSQAVRRSRNLEQDMAASVSHLETDDFDVEFRKLPITPNAKTESGGSHLLDNNEKRISLQHFEEFEKSIMESEHNGLDFDEMLNSLTSDVRRATDSSVKLRQSLDNIKKRHSRINTEKQQQEEHRKRGTTELNDSTTPTTASPLDNKLADSMIRSMSSSGGSERLLNRRSRYNDDVHLTLSPQQQLQKSVTEQQQEVETNESNRTATESNANPAPTAPEVGGSDKKNRDRFKTIRISKRREEGMVVVEPGDDDGFAAAESAALPVEEELPGSPQVVPIASAFGRVDYNSPKESRLAAEQNKTEEAAVFKRPQLVGGIPKAESKIRSLSKPRSYYGATPSAGGFGLRPKDLSLPLSAKSSSTDNLENDRPNYQQPPPPGRLSLGGKLGGSGGVGLNSRGPAVQSNLKSPMGTKSKSHHNLYFNQSGSSLGGSNSSLHRIPAGSLGLSAQKLSHNNSNTELKNNTSKLQLQLLRGPRASSLVRPVAASMQSPVPELTSPPNGCYEPPSASLLNNSITNANSSLSGVQMRAPKAGGVAAAAASRLGGLVRPSSGYFSYSSSHKKVVDSDTESINSLSSSSASSRGSLYRVDSQTIANNVQTGGTAPSVEDISFGLKASLIEPNRTTGLKAPTATAPKPSGLRPPSQLRPPTARSGLPRPTSYVRR
- the LOC120418520 gene encoding uncharacterized protein LOC120418520 isoform X3; translated protein: MDIIDVDDVLGDDSFIGDTERLDDEVEEILKQWKSSSTFPSSDGATTSSSSSNSVVPTAGSASNSFGFGGSTNHHHHQHLYGNSSSSSGGNGYANNNNSFNSDSKGLKYIDTRTFTRPKKKLDSTFNASSNVSAELVPGTHHEHTIKMSSPLLNLQIGGPVTLSPTPTSANSSASHLMQKSWLNDVSPPGSIMSSMEFSVNEKLGSSLITSGDFTNVSYLLNGANGVSGGDESALNSHSSYDGYRLADVIKDRKFLENLSSCFDENTMTKDCAISRTDLNGIEEGSGFSTMQSSLESVTAKGGITSSGDATMVLESGKADATFELEPVAVAPAVVVRERLNGTFERRRNFDTYRKPKSSLNSTFDALPKVDADEPIPVVNKTFDAGTDGDNLLDATFGVAVATDNCNGTFSLNRTARVNGGAEKQLNQTYEYCEKASPAVADRTFEARRNGTFVEDVGSPANRTPNGTFELPAEDRLGEALELVQSTPFVQVPRAKRVSGISEYEVNCSPIAVAPRLSQAVRRSRNLEQDMAASVSHLETDDFDVEFRKLPITPNAKTESGGSHLLDNNEKRISLQHFEEFEKSIMESEHNGLDFDEMLNSLTSDVRRATDSSVKLRQSLDNIKKRHSRINTEKQQQEEHRKRGTTELNDSTTPTTASPLDNKLADSMIRSMSSSGGSERLLNRRSRYNDDVHLTLSPQQQLQKSVTEQQQEVETNESNRTATESNANPAPTAPEVGGSDKKNRDRFKTIRISKRREEGMVVVEPGDDDGFAAAESAALPVEEELPGSPQVVPIASAFGRVDYNSPKESRLAAEQNKTEEAAVFKRPQLVGGIPKAESKIRSLSKPRSYYGATPSAGGFGLRPKDLSLPLSAKSSSTDNLENDRPNYQQPPPPGRLSLGGKLGGSGGVGLNSRGPAVQSNLKSPMGTKSKSHHNLYFNQSGSSLGGSNSSLHRIPAGSLGLSAQKLSHNNSNTELKNNTSKLQLQLLRGPRASSLVRPVAASMQSPVPELTSPPNGCYEPPSASLLNNSITNANSSLSGVQMRAPKAGGVAAAAASRLGGLVRPSSGYFSYSSSHKKVVDSDTESINRTSKR
- the LOC120418520 gene encoding serine-rich adhesin for platelets isoform X1 translates to MDIIDVDDVLGDDSFIGDTERLDDEVEEILKQWKSSSTFPSSDGATTSSSSSNSVVPTAGSASNSFGFGGSTNHHHHQHLYGNSSSSSGGNGYANNNNSFNSDSKGLKYIDTRTFTRPKKKLDSTFNASSNVSAELVPGTHHEHTIKMSSPLLNLQIGGPVTLSPTPTSANSSASHLMQKSWLNDVSPPGSIMSSMEFSVNEKLGSSLITSGDFTNVSYLLNGANGVSGGDESALNSHSSYDGYRLADVIKDRKFLENLSSCFDENTMTKDCAISRTDLNGIEEGSGFSTMQSSLESVTAKGGITSSGDATMVLESGKADATFELEPVAVAPAVVVRERLNGTFERRRNFDTYRKPKSSLNSTFDALPKVDADEPIPVVNKTFDAGTDGDNLLDATFGVAVATDNCNGTFSLNRTARVNGGAEKQLNQTYEYCEKASPAVADRTFEARRNGTFVEDVGSPANRTPNGTFELPAEDRLGEALELVQSTPFVQVPRAKRVSGISEYEVNCSPIAVAPRLSQAVRRSRNLEQDMAASVSHLETDDFDVEFRKLPITPNAKTESGGSHLLDNNEKRISLQHFEEFEKSIMESEHNGLDFDEMLNSLTSDVRRATDSSVKLRQSLDNIKKRHSRINTEKQQQEEHRKRGTTELNDSTTPTTASPLDNKLADSMIRSMSSSGGSERLLNRRSRYNDDVHLTLSPQQQLQKSVTEQQQEVETNESNRTATESNANPAPTAPEVGGSDKKNRDRFKTIRISKRREEGMVVVEPGDDDGFAAAESAALPVEEELPGSPQVVPIASAFGRVDYNSPKESRLAAEQNKTEEAAVFKRPQLVGGIPKAESKIRSLSKPRSYYGATPSAGGFGLRPKDLSLPLSAKSSSTDNLENDRPNYQQPPPPGRLSLGGKLGGSGGVGLNSRGPAVQSNLKSPMGTKSKSHHNLYFNQSGSSLGGSNSSLHRIPAGSLGLSAQKLSHNNSNTELKNNTSKLQLQLLRGPRASSLVRPVAASMQSPVPELTSPPNGCYEPPSASLLNNSITNANSSLSGVQMRAPKAGGVAAAAASRLGGLVRPSSGYFSYSSSHKKVVDSDTESINSLSSSSASSRGSLYRVDSQTIANNVQTGGTAPSVEDISFGLKASLIEPNRTTGLKAPTATAPKPSGLRPPSQLRPPTARSGLPRPTSYVRR
- the LOC120418520 gene encoding uncharacterized protein LOC120418520 isoform X2, encoding MDIIDVDDVLGDDSFIGDTERLDDEVEEILKQWKSSSTFPSSDGATTSSSSSNSVVPTAGSASNSFGFGGSTNHHHHQHLYGNSSSSSGGNGYANNNNSFNSDSKGLKYIDTRTFTRPKKKLDSTFNASSNVSAELVPGTHHEHTIKMSSPLLNLQIGGPVTLSPTPTSANSSASHLMQKSWLNDVSPPGSIMSSMEFSVNEKLGSSLITSGDFTNVSYLLNGANGVSGGDESALNSHSSYDGYRLADVIKDRKFLENLSSCFDENTMTKDCAISRTDLNGIEEGSGFSTMQSSLESVTAKGGITSSGDATMVLESGKADATFELEPVAVAPAVVVRERLNGTFERRRNFDTYRKPKSSLNSTFDALPKVDADEPIPVVNKTFDAGTDGDNLLDATFGVAVATDNCNGTFSLNRTARVNGGAEKQLNQTYEYCEKASPAVADRTFEARRNGTFVEDVGSPANRTPNGTFELPAEDRLGEALELVQSTPFVQVPRAKRVSGISEYEVNCSPIAVAPRLSQAVRRSRNLEQDMAASVSHLETDDFDVEFRKLPITPNAKTESGGSHLLDNNEKRISLQHFEEFEKSIMESEHNGLDFDEMLNSLTSDVRRATDSSVKLRQSLDNIKKRHSRINTEKQQQEEHRKRGTTELNDSTTPTTASPLDNKLADSMIRSMSSSGGSERLLNRRSRYNDDVHLTLSPQQQLQKSVTEQQQEVETNESNRTATESNANPAPTAPEVGGSDKKNRDRFKTIRISKRREEGMVVVEPGDDDGFAAAESAALPVEEELPGSPQVVPIASAFGRVDYNSPKESRLAAEQNKTEEAAVFKRPQLVGGIPKAESKIRSLSKPRSYYGATPSAGGFGLRPKDLSLPLSAKSSSTDNLENDRPNYQQPPPPGRLSLGGKLGGSGGVGLNSRGPAVQSNLKSPMGTKSKSHHNLYFNQSGSSLGGSNSSLHRIPAGSLGLSAQKLSHNNSNTELSGVQMRAPKAGGVAAAAASRLGGLVRPSSGYFSYSSSHKKVVDSDTESINSLSSSSASSRGSLYRVDSQTIANNVQTGGTAPSVEDISFGLKASLIEPNRTTGLKAPTATAPKPSGLRPPSQLRPPTARSGLPRPTSYVRR